The genomic region AGGCAAGATATTCGGCTACAGTATGCCCGCGTCCCATGCGCGTCAAAACGCGATCCGAACCACTCTGGATGGGCAAATGAAGGTAGGGACACAACTGCGGCACCTGGGCGAAAACCTCAACCAGGGCATCCGTCATATCCGCCGGATGGGATGTCACAAACCGCAAACGTTTCACACCCTCCACCTGGGCGACCCGGCGGATCAATGCCGCCAGATCATGGGTTCTCCCGTGCCGATCCGCTCCCTGATAGGCATTGACGTTCTGACCCAGAAGCGTGATCTCCACCACCCCCTGGCTTGCCAGATCCGTCACCTCCGCCAAAACCTCTTCCACTCCCCGGCTCCACTCCCGGCCACGGGTGGTTGGCACCACACAATAGGCGCAAAACCGATCACAACCCTCCTGGATGGTGACGGAGGCGACCACCCCATGGGACCGAACCATGGGCAGGACATCAAACTTGGACTCCGTGGCCGGATCCGTGGCACAAATCCGCTGTTCCCCCCGGGAAAGGCGCTCCAGAAAAAGCGGCAGGCGGTGGTAGTTCTGTGGTCCGAATACCAGATCCACGAAGGGGGCACGCCGGAAAATGGCCGCCCCTTCCGCCTGGCCAACACACCCCCCAACCGCAAAACGCACCGGACGCCCCCGCAGCCCCTTGTGCAGACGCCCCAGTTCGGAAAACAGCTTCTCTCCGGCCTTCTCCCGAATGTGGCAGGTGTTGAAAATGATCAGATCCGCCTGCTCCGGATCCGCCACCACCTGCCAGTTTCGTCCCACTTCCAACACGTCCGCCATGCGCGACGCATCGTAGGCATTCATCTGGCAGCCAAAGGTCTTGATGTGGACACGCTGCAAACCAGAACACCCCGTATGGCAGAAAGGTGCGGTGCGGCTGCAAACCCAACAGACCTTGGGTGCAGCCAGGTTATGTTTGCGGGCCGTCCGGCTGGAGAGCCTTCAGGCGCGCCATCAACTCCGGAACCACATGCGCTGGCACAAAGGGCCGAACATCCCCCCCCATCACGGCAATCTCCTTGACCAGCCGCGAAGAGATGAAAATGGTGGACTCCCCAGCCATGAGAAACACCGTCTCGACATCGCCAGCCAGTTTGCGATTCATGCTGGCCATCTGGAACTCGTACTCAAAATCGGAAACAGCCCGCAAACCACGCAAAATGACGCCGGCGCCGATCCGGTTGGCGTATTCCACCAACAACCCCTGCATCCGGCACACCTCCACATGGGGCAGATGCCGGATGCTGTCGCGAATCTGCGCCATGCGCTCTTCGCCCGTGAAAAGGGTTTTTTTGCTGTGGTTGCTGGCCACCGCAACGATGAGCCGGTCAAACAAGGCCGCCCCGCGCGTAATGACATCCACATGGCCCAAGGTAACCGGATCAAACGTCCCCGGATAGACTGCGATTCGTTTCATTGTTGGCGTTCAACCAGCGTCGTTGTCAATGTTGACGAGGGAGTCCACTGGAACAGCGTCACCCCCGTACCACCGTAA from Magnetococcales bacterium harbors:
- the miaB gene encoding tRNA (N6-isopentenyl adenosine(37)-C2)-methylthiotransferase MiaB, which gives rise to MQRVHIKTFGCQMNAYDASRMADVLEVGRNWQVVADPEQADLIIFNTCHIREKAGEKLFSELGRLHKGLRGRPVRFAVGGCVGQAEGAAIFRRAPFVDLVFGPQNYHRLPLFLERLSRGEQRICATDPATESKFDVLPMVRSHGVVASVTIQEGCDRFCAYCVVPTTRGREWSRGVEEVLAEVTDLASQGVVEITLLGQNVNAYQGADRHGRTHDLAALIRRVAQVEGVKRLRFVTSHPADMTDALVEVFAQVPQLCPYLHLPIQSGSDRVLTRMGRGHTVAEYLAWVGKLRRAVPDMALASDFIVGFPGESDADFQQTLDLVEQVGFAHAYSFKFSPRPGTSAATLPQHIPEEVSAKRLEFLQARLDAEQLAGNQRQVGRVVQLLVEGVSKRREGEVTGRTADFRRVNIPGPAAWIGRMLQVEITEGMPHSLKGRPIT
- the coaD gene encoding pantetheine-phosphate adenylyltransferase, encoding MKRIAVYPGTFDPVTLGHVDVITRGAALFDRLIVAVASNHSKKTLFTGEERMAQIRDSIRHLPHVEVCRMQGLLVEYANRIGAGVILRGLRAVSDFEYEFQMASMNRKLAGDVETVFLMAGESTIFISSRLVKEIAVMGGDVRPFVPAHVVPELMARLKALQPDGPQT